In Camelina sativa cultivar DH55 chromosome 17, Cs, whole genome shotgun sequence, the genomic stretch NNNNNNNNNNNNNNNNNNNNNNNNNNNNNNNNNNNNNNNNNNNNNNNNNNNNNNNNNNNNNNNNNNNNNNNNNNNNNNNNNNNNNNNNNNNNNNNNNNNNNNNNNNNNNNNNNNNNNNNNNNNNNNNNNNNNNNNNNNNNNNNNNNNNNNNNNNNNNNNNNNNNNNNNNNNNNNNNNNNNNNNNNNNNNNNNNNNNNNNNNNNNNNNNNNNNNNNNNNNNNNNNNNNNNNNNNNNNNNNNNNNNNNNNNNNNNNNNNNNNNNNNNNNNNNNNNNNNNNNNNNNNNNNNNNNNNNNNNNNNNNNNNNNNNNNNNNNNNNNNNNNNNNNNNNNNNNNNNNNNNNNNNNNNNNNNNNNNNNNNNNNNNNNNNNNNNNNNNNNNNNNNNNNNNNNNNNNNNNNNNNNNNNNNNNNNNNNNNNNNNNNNNNNNNNNNNNNNNNNNNNNNNNNNNNNNNNNNNNNNNNNNNNNNNNNNNNNNNNNNNNNNNNNNNNNNNNNNNNNNNNNNNNNNNNNNNNNNNNNNNNNNNNNNNNNNNNNNNNNNNNNNNNNNNNNNNNNNNNNNNNNNNNNNNNNNNNNNNNNNNNNNNNNNNNNNNNNNNNNNNNNNNNNNNNNNNNNNNNNNNNNNNNNNNNNNNNNNNNNNNNNNNNNNNNNNNNNNNNNNNNNNNNNNNNNNNNNNNNNNNNNNNNNNNNNNNNNNNNNNNNNNNNNNNNNNNNNNNNNNNNNNNNNNNNNNNNNNNNNNNNNNNNNNNNNNNNNNNNNNNNNNNNNNNNNNNNNNNNNNNNNNNNNNNNNNNNNNNNNNNNNNNNNNNNNNNNNNNNNNNNNNNNNNNNNNNNNNNNNNNNNNNNNNNNNNNNNNNNNNNNNNNNNNNNNNNNNNNNNNNNNNNNNNNNNNNNNNNNNNNNNNNNNNNNNNNNNNNNNNNNNNNNNNNNNNNNNNNNNNNNNNNNNNNNNNNNNNNNNNNNNNNNNNNNNNNNNNNNNNNNNNNNNNNNNNNNNNNNNNNNNNNNNNNNNNNNNNNNNNNNNNNNNNNNNNNNNNNNNNNNNNNNNNNNNNNNNNNNNNNNNNNNNNNNNNNNNNNNNNNNNNNNNNNNNNNNNNNNNNNNNNNNNNNNNNNNNNNNNNNNNNNNNNNNNNNNNNNNNNNNNNNNNNNNNNNNNNNNNNNNNNNNNNNNNNNNNNNNNNNNNNNNNNNNNNNNNNNNNNNNNNNNNNNNNNNNNNNNNNNNNNNNNNNNNNNNNNNNNNNNNNNNNNNNNNNNNNNNNNNNNNNNNNNNNNNNNNNNNNNNNNNNNNNNNNNNNNNNNNNNNNNNNNNNNNNNNNNNNNNNNNNNNNNNNNNNNNNNNNNNNNNNNNNNNNNNNNNNNNNNNNNNNNNNNNNNNNNNNNNNNNNNNNNNNNNNNNNNNNNNNNNNNNNNNNNNNNNNNNNNNNNNNNNNNNNNNNNNNNNNNNNNNNNNNNNNNNNNNNNNNNNNNNNNNNNNNNNNNNNNNNNNNNNNNNNNNNNNNNNNNNNNNNNNNNNNNNNNNNNNNNNNNNNNNNNNNNNNNNNNNNNNNNNNNNNNNNNNNNNNNNNNNNNNNNNNNNNNNNNNNNNNNNNNNNNNNNNNNNNNNNNNNNNNNNNNNNNNNNNNNNNNNNNNNNNNNNNNNNNNNNNNNNNNNNNNNNNNNNNNNNNNNNNNNNNNNNNNNNNNNNNNNNNNNNNNNNNNNNNNNNNNNNNNNNNNNNNNNNNNNNNNNNNNNNNNNNNNNNNNNNNNNNNNNNNNNNNNNNNNNNNNNNNNNNNNNNNNNNNNNNNNNNNNNNNNNNNNNNNNNNNNNNNNNNNNNNNNNNNNNNNNNNNNNNNNNNNNNNNNNNNNNNNNNNNNNNNNNNNNNNNNNNNNNNNNNNNNNNNNNNNNNNNNNNNNNNNNNNNNNNNNNNNNNNNNNNNNNNNNNNNNNNNNNNNNNNNNNNNNNNNNNNNNNNNNNNNNNNNNNNNNNNNNNNNNNNNNNNNNNNNNNNNNNNNNNNNNNNNNNNNNNNNNNNNNNNNNNNNNNNNNNNNNNNNNNNNNNNNNNNNNNNNNNNNNNNNNNNNNNNNNNNNNNNNNNNNNNNNNNNNNNNNNNNNNNNNNNNNNNNNNNNNNNNNNNNAAATCAATGGAAGCCAGCTCGCATCTCGCCGATCTGAAAGTCTGCTTCGACATCCTGGATCAGTTCGGGATGAAACTCAACCCCACGAAGTGCACCTTTGCAGTCCCATCAGGAGAATTTCTGGGGTATATCGTCAcagaaagaggaattgaagcGAACCCGAGGCAAATTAATGCTTTCCTGTCTATGAGTTCTCCTAGAACCTTGCGCGAGGTGCAACGTCTTAACGGACGGATCGCAGCTCTCAACCGCTTCATTTCTCGATCTACGGACAAATGCCTCCCTTTCTACCAGCTGTTACGGAAAGGAGGAAAAAATTTCTTGTGGGATGCGAAGTGTGAGGAGGCGTTCGCCCAACTCAAAGCTTATCTATCTGAACCGCCGGTCTTGGCGAAGTCTGAGTTCGGAGAGCCGCTCTTTCTTTACGTAGCCGTTTAAACGGATAGTGCGGTCAGCGGAGTTTTGGTATGTGAAGAAAGGGGGGAGCAGCGACCAATTTTCTATGTCAGCAAGTCATTTACTGGGGCGGAATCCAGGTACCCTATGATGGAAAAATTGGCCCTAGCAGTGGTCACTTCGGCAAGAAAGCTGCGGCCTTACTTCCAGTCCCATACAATCATAATCCTGACGACGCAGCCACTTCGGACGGTATTACATAGTCCGAGCCAATCCGGACGGCTAGCTAAATGGTCTGTCGAGCTGAGCGAATACGACATCGCGTTCCGGACTCGAACCTGTGCTAAGGCGCAGGTGCTGGCGGATTTCTTGatcgaactcccactagcctcTTCGGTTAGCGATAATGTCGAAGCCCCGTGGACGTTGTATGTTGATGGTGCTTCTTCCAAATCGGGAGCAGGAATTGGGGTCCACCTCACTTCTCCTACAGGCGAAGTTATTGAACAGTCATTTCGCTTGGCTTTCAGTGCGTCCAACAATGAAGCCGAGTACGAATCCTTCCTTGCTGGCTTACGCCTCGCAGTGGGGATTGGTGTCCGAAAACTTCGAGCTTTTTGCGATtcgcagctggtcaccaaccagtttTTGGGGGAGTACGAGACAAAGGATGGTCGTATGGAGGCTTATTTGTCCACAGCTCGGGAGTTAGTCGCTAGGTTCGAGGAGTTcgaaatcactaagatcccacGAAGTGAGAACTCCGCTGCGGACGCTTTAGCATCTTTAGCATCCACTTCGGATCCCGCAATGACAAGAATTATCCCCGTCGAAGTTATTCAGTTTCCAAGTATTCGACTAGAGAGCTCAAACGTTGTCACCCGGGCGATGAAAAAACAGTTGGCTGCTGAGGAAGCAGCTCGTAAAGCGGCTACGGATTCTTTACCCTTGGAGGATCCGGCTCCCGTTATGCCTACTCCAATGGAAGTTCACCCACCTCCAGCTGAGCTAGACGCGAGTTCAACTCCGGAATCATCAAACTCACCAGTTGACAGTCAAGCTGTTATCCCACATGCTGCTTCGAGCGGCACGAATTCTAACAGCTGGGGGGCAGATGACTGGCGGAGCCCGATCTGGGCTTACCTGGAAAAAGGGGAACTCCCAGCCGACAAATGGGCAGCTAGGAAGCTTAAGATCGTCAGTGCGCGGTACTGCGTTCACAAGGGAATACTTCTACGCCGAAGTGTAGCTGGTCCTTATCTAACTTGCGTGGCTGGTAGAGAGCCCGCGATGCTAATGCGAGCTGTTCACGACGGTCCCAATGGGAATCATTCCGGAGGTCGGACTCTGGCTTTCAAAATTAAACGGCAAGGTTACTTCTGGCCTACCATGATCACGGACTGCGAAAAATATTCTCGAACTTGTGAGAAGTGTCAGAAGCACGCCCCGTCAATTCATCAACCTACCGAGCTCCTGTCTTCGGTGTCCGCACCTTACCCATTCATGAGGTGGTCTATGGATATCATCGGTCCATTACATCGAGGACCAGGAGGAGTTCAGTACGTGCTCGCTCTTACCGACTAtttctccaagtgggtagaagcggCAGCCTACGCGAAAGTAACAAGTGACGAAGTGGAGCAGTTCGTACTAAAAAGTATAATCTATCGCTACGGGGTCCCCCACGAAATCATCACAGACAATGGTCTGCAGTTCATCTCCTCGAAGTTCGAAGAGTTCTGCGCGAAGTGGAAGATTCGACTCAATAAGTCAACTCCGCGTTACCCGCAAGGTAATGGGCAGGCCGAGGCGATGAATAAGGTTATTCTGGCTAACTTGAATAAACGGCTCGACTCTCGCAAAGGGCGCTGGCCGGACGAGCTGCAAGGCGTTCTTTGGGCAATTCGAACAACACCTCGCCGGGCCACTAGTGAAACACCTTTCTCCCTGGTCTATGGAGTCGATGCCGTAGTCCCAGCTGACATAGAGGTCCCTGGAGTCCGTACCTCGCTGAACCCACTCCGAGCTGAGGAAAATGAGGAGTTCTTACAGGATACTCTTGATACNNNNNNNNNNNNNNNNNNNNNNNNNNNNNNNNNNNNNNNNNNNNNNNNNNNNNNNNNNNNNNNNNNNNNNNNNNNNNNNNNNNNNNNNNNNNNNNNNNNNNNNNNNNNNNNNNNNNNNNNNNNNNNNNNNNNNNNNNNNNNNNNNNNNNNNNNNNNNNNNNNNNNNNNNNNNNNNNNNNNNNNNNNNNNNNNNNNNNNNNNNNNNNNNNNNNNNNNNNNNNNNNNNNNNNNNNNNNNNNNNNNNNNNNNNNNNNNNNNNNNNNNNNNNNNNNNNNNNNNNNNNNNNNNNNNNNNNNNNNNNNNNNNNNNNNNNNNNNNNNNNNNNNNNNNNNNNNNNNNNNNNNNNNNNNNNNNNNNNNNNNNNNNNNNNNNNNNNNNNNNNNNNNNNNNNNNNNNNNNNNNNNNNNNNNNNNNNNNNNNNNNNNNNNNNNNNNNNNNNNNNNNNNNNNNNNNNNNNNNNNNNNNNNNNNNNNNNNNNNNNNNNNNNNNNNNNNNNNNNNNNNNNNNNNNNNNNNNNNNNNNNNNNNNNNNNNNNNNNNNNNNNNNNNNNNNNNNNNNNNNNNNNNNNNNNNNNNNNNNNNNNNNNNNNNNNNNNNNNNNNNNNNNNNNNNNNNNNNNNNNNNNNNNNNNNNNNNNNNNNNNNNNNNNNNNNNNNNNNNNNNNNNNNNNNNNNNNNNNNNNNNNNNNNNNNNNNNNNNNNNNNNNNNNNNNNNNNNNNNNNNNNNNNNNNNNNNNNNNNNNNNNNNNNNNNNNNNNNNNNNNNNNNNNNNNNNNNNNNNNNNNNNNNNNNNNNNNNNNNNNNNNNNNNNNNNNNNNNNNNNNNNNNNNNNNNNNNNNNNNNNNNNNNNNNNNNNNNNNNNNNNNNNNNNNNNNNNNNNNNNNNNNNNNNNNNNNNNNNNNNNNNNNNNNNNNNNNNNNNNNNNNNNNNNNNNNNNNNNNNNNNNNNNNNNNNNNNNNNNNNNNNNNNNNNNNNNNNNNNNNNNNNNNNNNNNNNNNNNNNNNNNNNNNNNNNNNNNNNNNNNNNNNNNNNNNNNNNNNNNNNNNNNNNNNNNNNNNNNNNNNNNNNNNNNNNNNNNNNNNNNNNNNNNNNNNNNNNNNNNNNNNNNNNNNNNNNNNNNNNNNNNNNNNNNNNNNNNNNNNNNNNNNNNNNNNNNNNNNNNNNNNNNNNNNNNNNNNNNNNNNNNNNNNNNNNNNNNNNNNNNNNNNNNNNNNNNNNNNNNNNNNNNNNNNNNNNNNNNNNNNNNNNNNNNNNNNNNNNNNNNNNNNNNNNNNNNNNNNNNNNNNNNNNNNNNNNNNNNNNNNNNNNNNNNNNNNNNNNNNNNNNNNNNNNNNNNNNNNNNNNNNNNNNNNNNNNNNNNNNNNNNNNNNNNNNNNNNNNNNNNNNNNNNNNNNNNNNNNNNNNNNNNNNNNNNNNNNNNNNNNNNNNNNNNNNNNNNNNNNNNNNNNNNNNNNNNNNNNNNNNNNNNNNNNNNNNNNNNNNNNNNNNNNNNNNNNNNNNNNNNNNNNNNNNNNNNNNNNNNNNNNNNNNNNNNNNNNNNNNNNNNNNNNNNNNNNNNNNNNNNNNNNNNNNNNNNNNNNNNNNNNNNNNNNNNNNNNNNNNNNNNNNNNNNNNNNNNNNNNNNNNNNNNNNNNNNNNNNNNNNNNNNNNNNNNNNNNNNNNNNNNNNNNNNNNNNNNNNNNNNNNNNNNNNNNNNGCTCGAATCTTGGCTGGGGCCAGTTTCTCCCTCTCTTCGAAAGTGACTTTCACCTCCTCAACTAATGGACGGAGAGTTCGTCTCATTGCCTGCCTTTCTTCTCTCCGCACCCTTTCAATCTCGCAGCTATTTCCAGCTTCGAGCAACTGGTTGCGGAGCTCGACCTCGTGCAACCTACTCCTTGCCGCCTTCACATCCTCCGCGGCCTCGTAGTAGAGGTCTCCCGCCTTCTTTAGCTTGTCTCGGAGGTCTTCGTTGGCAATTCCGAAGTCGAGCACCTGTACCTCGGCTCTCTTCATCCGAGCCCGGATTTGTTCGGCTTTCTCCATGGTAGCAGCGTTCTCGGCCTCTAATCTGGCATACTCCTTCACATGGGCTTCCAGGTCAGCAATCTTTTCCCGGAGATGGCTCACTTCGGAAGAGGAAGGAGAGGCAAACAGCTGATCTTCGAAAGACGCTACCGAGGAGTTGAACTCGATCATTAGCTGGGAAAGCGCAGCTCGTTAAGAAACGGTGAAGGTGGTAAAGAAAAACCAAAGCTAAGGAAGCATGTGTCACTAACCTCGCCAATCTTGTCCGCAAAGCGGAAGAAGTTCGCACGGTTGAGTTCGGACATGTCTGCATATGCCGGAACCCGAACTCCTGGCCGAGTGTAACTCCTCATCAGATCAGCTGGGAATACAGGGGGAACTGAAATGAACAAACGATGTTATTCTACTTGGTCCCCGAgacccaacaaacaaaaaaaaaacctcgagTTGTCATCACCTCTGGGGGAGGAACGACGTTCCTTTGAAGGCAGCCTGCCAGAGGAATCCCCGGACTCCTTAGACCTCCTCTCTGAGGAGGGATCCCTATCTTTCGAACTGGACTTACCTCGCTCGTCTCCTGCCGAACCAGTCCGAGCTCGGCTCTTCTCGCGAAGAGGTGAGGAAGTCTCAGGTTCCTTCCTCTTTTTGGACGAGTCCGCCCGCTGGGAGCTGACCTcaacggagggagtaataacCTCTCGTGGCTCATCACTAGAGTCCGCTACGACAATTACGGCAGGCCTGGGCGAACTAGGCAGGAGCCCGGAAGCCCCTGTAAGAGGCTCGGAAGGGCCAGCAGGGGGTGCTGAAGTCCCGTCTACCTCAGAGGAAGAGGGACCAGACTTCTTAGGGAGGCGAGCTTTGCCCTCGGCAAGCGCTGCCGCCATGTTCAATTTCGCATCCTTCTCGGCGAGTCGGCAGGCCCTTTCCTCTCTATAATTCATCTCCGAAGTGCTTATGGGGTCGGAGCAAACGAGAGAACGTCCCCTGAGCCGCGCTGTGGATTCTCTAATCCTTTCACACGAAA encodes the following:
- the LOC104759371 gene encoding uncharacterized protein LOC104759371, coding for MEKLALAVVTSARKLRPYFQSHTIIILTTQPLRTVLHSPSQSGRLAKWSVELSEYDIAFRTRTCAKAQVLADFLIELPLASSVSDNVEAPWTLYVDGASSKSGAGIGVHLTSPTGEVIEQSFRLAFSASNNEAEYESFLAGLRLAVGIGVRKLRAFCDSQLVTNQFLGEYETKDGRMEAYLSTARELVARFEEFEITKIPRSENSAADALASLASTSDPAMTRIIPVEVIQFPSIRLESSNVVTRAMKKQLAAEEAARKAATDSLPLEDPAPVMPTPMEVHPPPAELDASSTPESSNSPVDSQAVIPHAASSGTNSNSWGADDWRSPIWAYLEKGELPADKWAARKLKIVSARYCVHKGILLRRSVAGPYLTCVAGREPAMLMRAVHDGPNGNHSGGRTLAFKIKRQGYFWPTMITDCEKYSRTCEKCQKHAPSIHQPTELLSSVSAPYPFMRWSMDIIGPLHRGPGGVQYVLALTDYFSKWVEAAAYAKVTSDEVEQFVLKSIIYRYGVPHEIITDNGLQFISSKFEEFCAKWKIRLNKSTPRYPQGNGALAGRAARRSLGNSNNTSPGH
- the LOC109129879 gene encoding uncharacterized protein At3g60930, chloroplastic-like; translated protein: MGFAFPNKPQGPLGGVLVIREKRNGARPFTSPGNHCFLVPCIKIFSLFSRKPLYFRRKKPLLFLRSSLTSRKRMSPPKSSSGKPTKPLIPGVFGPHPPSILSAENIAEIRGSTGIPSEIEIRFPEVHESPENPPPGYCCAFEIFFSACGLSFPLPELIVKMMFELGFALPQMCPNFVRTVMCLQTLGEEFDYKLSLADFLQVYTVKTGRTKGTLYVSPLSGLKVFDDLPEKDEKWRKSYFFFPVNELTFGHLANSHISKWTSKIDHFERGLLCPTFVEFFSRFCSQGQIAWDSFSCERIRESTARLRGRSLVCSDPISTSEMNYREERACRLAEKDAKLNMAAALAEGKARLPKKSGPSSSEVDGTSAPPAGPSEPLTGASGLLPSSPRPAVIVVADSSDEPREVITPSVEVSSQRADSSKKRKEPETSSPLREKSRARTGSAGDERADLMRSYTRPGVRVPAYADMSELNRANFFRFADKIGELMIEFNSSVASFEDQLFASPSSSEVSHLREKIADLEAHVKEYARLEAENAATMEKAEQIRARMKRAEVQVLDFGIANEDLRDKLKKAGDLYYEAAEDVKAARSRLHEVELRNQLLEAGNSCEIERVRREERQAMRRTLRPLVEELGVGSARYGLQGPLCQLGLRHRLHRPGRKVFH